A region from the Candidatus Thiothrix putei genome encodes:
- the pgl gene encoding 6-phosphogluconolactonase: protein MATHVVLQWGRVMLPRNTQVLPDAEAVAQRACELLTAAAQDAIRERGVFRLVLAGGGTPQRAYDLLAKTAQDWDKWEIFWGDERCLPVEHLERNSRMSLPTQRRFPIPAELGAEAAAAAYAQTISNKLPFDVVLLGMGEDGHTASLFPGFVDDPAVLTQTVFDAPKPPPERVSLSVAALQACRQQLVLVTGAGKIEVLVQWRNSKLLPIVQVVRDNACLLVDAAAYGE from the coding sequence ATGGCGACACACGTTGTCCTGCAATGGGGGCGAGTAATGTTGCCGCGTAACACTCAGGTTTTGCCGGATGCCGAGGCGGTGGCACAACGTGCCTGTGAGCTACTTACCGCTGCGGCACAGGATGCCATTCGGGAACGTGGGGTGTTTCGTTTGGTATTAGCCGGAGGTGGTACGCCGCAACGGGCGTATGACTTGCTGGCAAAGACGGCGCAGGATTGGGATAAGTGGGAAATCTTTTGGGGGGATGAGCGTTGCTTGCCTGTTGAGCATCTGGAACGCAATTCGCGGATGAGCTTGCCGACACAACGACGGTTTCCGATTCCGGCAGAGTTGGGGGCAGAGGCCGCAGCAGCGGCGTATGCGCAAACCATTAGCAACAAGTTGCCGTTTGATGTGGTGCTGTTGGGGATGGGAGAAGATGGGCATACGGCAAGTTTGTTTCCGGGGTTTGTGGATGACCCTGCTGTCTTAACGCAGACTGTGTTTGATGCACCGAAGCCGCCGCCGGAGCGAGTCAGTTTGAGCGTGGCGGCGTTACAGGCGTGTCGGCAGCAATTGGTACTGGTGACAGGTGCGGGTAAGATTGAAGTGCTGGTGCAGTGGCGTAATAGCAAGCTTTTACCAATTGTGCAGGTAGTGCGGGATAACGCTTGCTTGTTAGTAGACGCCGCCGCATACGGTGAATAA
- a CDS encoding RNA-guided endonuclease TnpB family protein produces MIISHKIRLDPNHKQATYLAKAAGTARFAYNWALAEWQTQYTAWKEDNTQPKPNQMRLRRQLNAIKREQFPWMLEVTKNAPQMAIIQLGAAFKNFFAGRAKYPQFKKKGKSRDSFTLTNDQFAIDACRIRIPNLGLVRMRETLRFSGKILSATVSRTADQWFASITVDTISNHLLPAENQGAVGVDLGVSALATLSTGEKVVGAKPHKALLSRLKRLSRSLSRKVKSSANRHKAKQKLAKLHARIANIRQDSLHQLTTDLTRRFHTIGIEDLNVSGMVKNRHLSRAISDMGFFEFRRQLEYKAGMRGAVVVVADRFFASSKTCSAAGCGHKVDKLPLSVREWTCPVCGAVHDRDVNAAKNLEEYAVSYTVSACGGEGSGLGRKPKTKPAPVKQEFNTMTTFS; encoded by the coding sequence ATGATCATCAGCCACAAAATCCGCCTTGACCCCAACCATAAGCAAGCGACGTACTTGGCGAAAGCCGCAGGCACAGCGCGGTTTGCCTACAATTGGGCATTAGCGGAATGGCAAACCCAATACACGGCATGGAAGGAAGACAACACCCAGCCAAAACCCAACCAAATGCGCTTGCGCCGCCAATTGAACGCCATCAAGCGCGAACAATTTCCCTGGATGCTGGAAGTCACCAAAAACGCCCCGCAAATGGCGATTATCCAACTCGGTGCAGCTTTCAAGAACTTCTTTGCGGGGCGAGCCAAGTACCCGCAATTCAAAAAGAAAGGCAAAAGCCGCGACAGTTTCACCCTCACTAACGACCAGTTTGCCATCGACGCTTGCCGCATCCGCATTCCCAACCTTGGGTTAGTGCGGATGCGGGAAACGTTACGCTTTTCCGGTAAAATTCTCTCTGCCACGGTTTCCCGCACCGCTGACCAGTGGTTCGCCAGCATCACCGTGGACACCATCTCAAACCACCTCCTGCCTGCCGAAAACCAAGGCGCAGTGGGGGTAGATTTGGGTGTATCCGCACTGGCAACGCTGTCAACGGGGGAAAAAGTGGTCGGGGCGAAGCCGCATAAAGCCTTGCTTTCCCGCCTAAAACGGCTCTCGCGCAGCCTGTCCCGCAAGGTCAAAAGCAGTGCCAACCGCCACAAGGCAAAACAAAAACTGGCAAAACTTCACGCACGTATCGCCAATATCCGCCAAGACAGTTTGCACCAGCTCACCACGGATTTGACCCGCCGTTTTCACACCATCGGCATTGAAGATTTGAACGTGTCGGGTATGGTGAAAAATCGCCATTTATCCCGTGCCATCAGTGACATGGGGTTTTTCGAGTTTCGCCGTCAACTGGAATACAAGGCGGGAATGCGGGGTGCGGTGGTCGTGGTGGCTGATCGGTTTTTTGCCTCCAGCAAAACCTGTTCTGCTGCTGGCTGTGGGCATAAAGTGGACAAGCTGCCACTGTCGGTACGTGAATGGACTTGCCCCGTTTGCGGTGCAGTCCATGACCGTGACGTAAATGCCGCCAAGAATTTAGAAGAATACGCCGTGAGTTACACGGTGTCTGCCTGTGGAGGGGAAGGCTCTGGTCTTGGGCGCAAGCCGAAGACGAAACCAGCCCCCGTGAAGCAGGAATTCAACACCATGACTACTTTTAGTTAG
- a CDS encoding ATP-binding protein → MQRIVGASALLGIIGLLVGVGLTAWSLRPVLAALRQRERFLAATAHELRTPVAALRSICESAQRGDEAPQLALTRMDGLLRSATHTLEDLLLFARLDAGATLERQPVRLDLLVETLLPDDDSVTLDAAATVVNLDPRLATVAVRNLLENARKHGAAAQSHIHVTVAGAQVTVEDQGKGFSAGLLARRETDFALSPTQGGTGLGLAIVNMVARLHGGALRLENRVEGGARVTVSF, encoded by the coding sequence GTGCAGCGGATCGTGGGGGCAAGCGCCTTGCTGGGCATTATCGGTCTGCTGGTCGGGGTCGGGCTGACGGCGTGGAGTTTGCGCCCAGTGCTGGCTGCGTTGCGTCAGCGCGAACGTTTCCTCGCCGCTACTGCCCACGAATTGCGTACTCCGGTTGCCGCCTTGCGCAGCATTTGCGAATCCGCCCAGCGCGGTGATGAAGCCCCGCAACTCGCCCTGACGCGCATGGATGGTCTGTTGCGCAGCGCCACCCACACGCTCGAAGACCTGCTGCTGTTTGCGCGGCTGGATGCGGGGGCAACGTTGGAACGCCAACCCGTGCGGCTGGATTTGCTGGTCGAAACCCTGCTGCCCGACGACGATTCGGTGACGCTGGACGCGGCTGCGACGGTGGTCAACCTTGATCCCCGACTGGCAACGGTGGCGGTGCGCAACCTGCTGGAAAATGCCCGCAAGCATGGTGCAGCCGCGCAGTCGCACATCCATGTTACGGTGGCGGGTGCGCAAGTCACGGTTGAGGATCAGGGCAAAGGCTTTTCTGCCGGATTGCTGGCACGGCGGGAAACCGATTTCGCGCTGTCGCCGACGCAAGGTGGCACGGGTTTGGGGCTGGCGATTGTGAATATGGTGGCGCGGCTGCATGGCGGCGCGTTGCGGCTGGAAAATCGGGTCGAGGGTGGGGCGCGGGTGACGGTGAGTTTTTAA
- a CDS encoding toxin-antitoxin system HicB family antitoxin, which produces MSESCLIKTQVVTLRVPNELKSRLEQQAKVQGVSLNNLANYLLTTQLSQLETFAGIEQRLRTKNLGDLKQKIASLLDKVPHNPNVPEWDRL; this is translated from the coding sequence ATGAGTGAATCCTGCTTAATCAAAACACAAGTTGTCACCTTGCGCGTACCCAATGAGCTAAAAAGTCGCTTGGAACAACAAGCGAAAGTTCAAGGGGTTTCGCTGAACAATCTGGCTAACTACTTGCTGACAACGCAACTCAGCCAGCTTGAAACCTTCGCGGGTATTGAACAACGGTTGCGCACTAAAAACCTCGGCGACTTGAAACAGAAAATTGCGTCATTGTTGGATAAAGTACCACACAATCCTAATGTGCCGGAATGGGATCGGTTGTGA
- a CDS encoding DUF1778 domain-containing protein: protein MDAMQAVMPKNERVTARISEEVKLLLTQAAELSGATLNQFLVQAALEKAQRMIEQENIIRLSMQDSVWFFNALDNPPKPNAKLLQAVAAHRQGLH from the coding sequence ATGGATGCCATGCAAGCCGTCATGCCCAAAAACGAGCGCGTCACCGCCCGCATTTCCGAAGAAGTCAAACTGCTGTTAACCCAAGCGGCAGAGCTTTCCGGTGCAACGCTGAACCAGTTTCTGGTGCAGGCAGCACTGGAAAAAGCGCAGCGCATGATTGAGCAGGAAAATATCATTCGCCTGTCGATGCAGGATTCTGTCTGGTTTTTCAATGCACTGGATAATCCCCCCAAGCCTAACGCCAAACTGTTACAGGCGGTTGCCGCCCACAGACAGGGGTTGCATTGA
- a CDS encoding GNAT family N-acetyltransferase, with amino-acid sequence MKCAVPLNKSHQQAAFDCGDAALNHYLQTTARQHQDKGISRTYVLVDEAQPERILAYMTLTVCEVLAEQLPPEWVKKYPNRIPAAKLARLAVSKDCQRQGYGAYLLVEAMQKTLDVNEAMGLAGLFVDAKHAAARQYYLQFGFLAAPDQLENLFMPLKAIRVSLGR; translated from the coding sequence GTGAAGTGTGCTGTTCCTTTAAACAAATCCCATCAGCAGGCGGCGTTTGATTGTGGCGATGCTGCGCTCAACCATTACCTGCAAACCACCGCACGCCAGCATCAGGACAAGGGCATTTCCCGCACGTATGTGTTGGTGGATGAGGCACAGCCTGAACGGATTCTTGCCTATATGACACTGACGGTTTGCGAGGTATTGGCGGAACAGTTGCCGCCGGAATGGGTGAAGAAATACCCGAACCGCATCCCCGCTGCCAAGCTGGCGCGGCTGGCAGTCAGCAAGGATTGCCAACGCCAAGGTTACGGCGCATATCTGCTGGTCGAAGCCATGCAAAAAACGCTGGATGTGAATGAGGCAATGGGGCTGGCGGGGCTGTTTGTCGATGCTAAACATGCAGCAGCGCGGCAGTATTATTTGCAGTTCGGGTTTCTGGCAGCACCGGATCAGCTTGAGAATCTGTTCATGCCGTTGAAGGCGATTCGGGTGAGTTTGGGGCGTTAA
- a CDS encoding tetratricopeptide repeat protein, with protein MRHVHLLLPFLLLLAACGEKQEASRTELAPIVEQTMAHTVGVAVQAGDDANVTVNYQKSQDYRDFVSQRDKLREHIAKYPDDLSFQQELVVVEKNMEGFKRDILSLAEDILKIPINTERLKKAKQHFDAGEYVQARAVLDVEGITQEQDALLAEQQHLQEKQASVTAQLEDNANEWLLKAQLTAIDYNLGKQRITQTSTYFEMALKADRKPKLLFDYAHFLSENNQYREAEILYTELLPVLRQLAKDNPRLYMSKMAATLNNLGALVAAGSQRRKEAETLYTEALASYRELAKDNPVKHLPDVAIILNNLGILVAVDSQRRKEAETLYSEALEIRRQLAKDNPAVYLPDVAGTLNNLGALVAAGSQRRKEAETLYTEALASYRELAKDNAAVYQPDVAATLNNFGLLVAVDSQRRKEAETLYTEALAIHRQLAKDNPAVYQLHVAETLNSLGNLVAVDSQRRKEAETLYTEALAIRRQLAKDAPAVYQLHVAETLNSLGNLVAVDSQRRKEAETLYTEALAIRRQLAKDAPAVYQLHVAETLNSLGNLVAVDSQRRKEAETLYTEALASYRELAKDNPVKHLPDVAIILNNLGILVAVDSQRRKEAETLYSEALEIRRQLAKDNPAVYLPDVAGTLNNLGALVAAGSQRRKEAETLYSESLTLCRELAKDNPAVYQPHVAATLNNLGLLVAADSQRRKEAETLYTEALASYRELAKDNPAVYQPHVAATLNNFGLLVAVDSQRRKKAETLYSEALEIRRQLAKDNPAVYLPNVAGTLWGFGEAYLNWDEPTHALPLLQESSQLFAPLAKQAPGVFGKKHDHVLQLIEQAKAAKR; from the coding sequence ATGCGGCATGTGCATTTGCTGCTCCCATTCTTGTTACTGCTAGCGGCTTGCGGTGAAAAGCAGGAAGCTTCCCGTACTGAATTAGCCCCTATTGTTGAACAAACGATGGCACATACCGTAGGTGTGGCGGTACAGGCGGGGGATGATGCCAACGTCACCGTCAACTACCAAAAATCACAAGACTACCGAGATTTTGTGAGCCAGCGAGACAAGTTGCGGGAGCACATTGCCAAATACCCCGATGATTTAAGCTTCCAGCAAGAACTGGTGGTGGTGGAAAAAAATATGGAAGGCTTCAAGCGTGATATACTGAGCCTAGCGGAAGATATCCTGAAAATCCCTATCAATACCGAGCGCTTAAAAAAAGCCAAGCAGCATTTTGACGCAGGAGAATACGTGCAAGCACGGGCTGTATTGGATGTGGAAGGGATTACGCAGGAGCAAGATGCACTTTTGGCAGAGCAGCAGCATCTACAAGAAAAACAAGCATCGGTTACAGCACAATTGGAGGATAATGCTAATGAGTGGTTGTTAAAGGCACAACTGACGGCGATTGATTACAACTTGGGTAAGCAGCGTATTACACAAACTAGCACGTATTTTGAGATGGCGCTTAAAGCGGATAGGAAACCAAAGCTATTGTTTGACTATGCTCACTTTTTAAGTGAGAACAATCAGTACCGCGAAGCCGAAATTCTCTATACTGAGTTACTCCCCGTCCTTCGCCAGCTTGCCAAGGATAACCCAAGACTGTACATGTCAAAAATGGCGGCGACATTGAACAACCTTGGGGCATTGGTTGCCGCTGGCAGCCAGCGGCGCAAGGAAGCCGAAACCCTCTACACCGAAGCACTCGCCAGTTACCGCGAGCTTGCCAAGGACAACCCGGTGAAGCACCTGCCTGATGTGGCAATAATACTGAACAACCTTGGCATCTTGGTGGCAGTTGACAGCCAGCGGCGCAAGGAAGCCGAAACCCTCTACAGCGAAGCACTGGAGATCCGCCGCCAACTTGCCAAGGACAATCCGGCGGTGTACCTGCCCGACGTGGCGGGGACGCTGAACAACCTTGGGGCATTGGTTGCCGCTGGCAGCCAGCGGCGCAAGGAAGCCGAAACCCTCTACACCGAAGCACTCGCCAGTTACCGCGAGCTTGCCAAGGACAATGCGGCGGTGTACCAACCTGATGTGGCGGCGACGCTGAACAACTTTGGCCTCTTGGTGGCTGTTGACAGCCAGCGGCGCAAGGAAGCCGAAACCCTCTACACCGAAGCACTGGCGATCCACCGTCAACTTGCCAAGGACAATCCGGCGGTGTACCAACTTCATGTGGCGGAGACGCTGAACAGTCTTGGCAACTTGGTGGCAGTTGACAGCCAGCGGCGCAAGGAAGCCGAAACCCTCTACACCGAAGCACTGGCGATCCGCCGTCAACTTGCCAAGGACGCCCCGGCGGTGTACCAACTTCATGTGGCGGAGACGCTGAACAGTCTTGGCAACTTGGTGGCAGTTGACAGCCAGCGACGCAAGGAAGCCGAAACCCTCTACACCGAAGCACTGGCGATCCGCCGTCAACTTGCCAAGGACGCCCCGGCGGTGTACCAACTTCATGTGGCGGAGACGCTGAACAGTCTTGGCAACTTGGTGGCAGTTGACAGCCAGCGACGCAAGGAAGCCGAAACCCTCTACACCGAAGCACTCGCCAGTTACCGCGAGCTTGCCAAGGACAACCCGGTGAAGCACCTGCCTGATGTGGCAATAATACTGAACAACCTTGGCATCTTGGTGGCAGTTGACAGCCAGCGGCGCAAGGAAGCCGAAACCCTCTACAGCGAAGCACTGGAGATCCGCCGCCAACTTGCCAAGGACAATCCGGCGGTGTACCTGCCCGACGTGGCGGGGACGCTGAACAACCTTGGGGCATTGGTTGCCGCTGGCAGCCAGCGGCGCAAGGAAGCCGAAACCCTCTACAGCGAGTCACTTACCCTCTGCCGCGAGCTTGCCAAGGACAATCCGGCGGTGTACCAACCTCATGTGGCGGCGACGCTGAACAACCTTGGCCTCTTGGTGGCGGCTGACAGCCAGCGGCGCAAGGAAGCCGAAACCCTCTACACCGAAGCACTCGCCAGCTACCGCGAGCTTGCCAAGGACAATCCGGCGGTATACCAACCTCATGTGGCGGCGACGCTGAACAACTTTGGCCTCTTGGTAGCAGTTGACAGCCAGCGGCGAAAGAAAGCCGAAACCCTCTACAGCGAAGCACTGGAGATCCGCCGCCAACTTGCCAAGGACAATCCGGCGGTGTACCTGCCCAACGTGGCGGGGACGCTGTGGGGATTTGGAGAAGCTTATCTGAACTGGGATGAACCCACCCACGCTCTGCCGCTACTGCAAGAATCCTCCCAACTGTTTGCACCACTCGCTAAACAAGCCCCCGGCGTATTCGGGAAAAAACATGACCATGTGCTGCAACTGATCGAGCAAGCCAAAGCCGCCAAACGTTAG
- a CDS encoding AAA family ATPase translates to MIEPLQHLSSQIRTQKLPDYQRFLFRQIDFSQRLIGIMGARGAGKTTLLLQYLKSVARETKVLYVIADHPLVGQHGLFTIADEFQKIGGELLIIDEIHKCQHFERDLKLIFDSYFNLKVIFTGSSATTIDNAKADLSRRAMLYRLPVLSFREFLELETGETFEAVTLDALLQHHPQLALETVSRIKPLAYLPAYLEHGAYPFYREAGSTYLPRLLNASMQVIETDIPALYPIDYDKVNALKKLMVMLCQSEPYDINVSKLCGAVELNQKTLYKYLGLLQAAGLLRLLGAKSSGVSIISKPEKLYLDNTNLFAVFCNQPKAGTLRETFFASMLSYQHTLNYPKSGDFLVDGQYVFEVGGKSKTKKQIKDETAAWVVADGLEIGVEGKIPLWLFGFLY, encoded by the coding sequence ATGATTGAGCCACTACAGCACCTTTCCAGTCAAATCAGGACGCAAAAGCTGCCGGATTACCAGCGTTTCCTGTTTCGGCAAATCGACTTTTCGCAACGATTGATCGGCATTATGGGCGCACGCGGGGCGGGTAAAACCACTTTGCTGCTGCAATACCTCAAATCCGTGGCGCGGGAAACCAAGGTGCTGTATGTCATTGCTGATCACCCCTTGGTTGGGCAGCACGGGCTGTTTACCATTGCCGATGAATTCCAGAAAATCGGCGGTGAATTGCTCATCATCGACGAAATCCACAAATGCCAACACTTCGAGCGCGACCTGAAGCTGATTTTCGACAGCTATTTCAATCTCAAAGTCATTTTCACGGGTTCATCAGCAACCACCATTGATAATGCCAAGGCGGATTTGAGCCGTCGGGCGATGCTATACCGTTTGCCAGTGTTGTCATTCCGCGAGTTTCTGGAGTTGGAAACGGGCGAAACCTTTGAGGCGGTGACGCTGGATGCCCTGCTCCAACACCATCCGCAATTGGCGCTGGAAACCGTCAGCCGCATCAAACCCTTGGCGTATTTGCCCGCGTATCTGGAACACGGTGCTTACCCGTTTTACCGCGAGGCGGGTTCAACCTATTTGCCGCGCTTGCTGAATGCGTCGATGCAGGTGATCGAGACGGACATCCCCGCGCTTTACCCGATTGACTACGACAAAGTGAACGCGCTGAAAAAGCTGATGGTGATGTTGTGCCAAAGCGAGCCTTACGACATCAATGTGTCCAAGCTGTGCGGCGCGGTGGAACTGAACCAGAAAACCCTCTACAAATACCTTGGTTTGTTGCAGGCTGCGGGGTTGTTGCGTTTGTTGGGGGCGAAATCCAGCGGGGTCAGCATTATTTCCAAACCGGAAAAGCTGTATCTGGATAACACTAACCTGTTTGCTGTTTTTTGTAACCAGCCTAAAGCGGGGACGCTGCGTGAGACGTTTTTTGCTTCGATGCTGTCTTACCAGCACACCTTGAACTATCCCAAAAGTGGGGATTTTCTGGTGGATGGGCAGTATGTGTTTGAGGTTGGCGGCAAGTCCAAAACGAAGAAGCAGATTAAGGATGAAACGGCGGCGTGGGTGGTGGCGGATGGGCTGGAGATTGGTGTGGAGGGGAAGATTCCGCTGTGGTTGTTTGGGTTTTTGTATTGA
- a CDS encoding agmatine deiminase family protein, with amino-acid sequence MKTTIRQTLLATLICSLGAFATMTSTATYAASQSYMPEENATHEGTWLQWPHQYTYGATYRNRLDATWVAMTKALVQSENVHIIAYNATEKTRIQNLLLNAGVPLASVNFLISPTDDVWVRDNGPVFVRNQSGQLQITDWGFNGWGLDTPYSKDNLIPTAVGKSLAMPTVNLNNVVLEGGAIEVDGKGALLATKSSVLQNKRNPNLTQAQVEQALSNNLGISKFIWLDGAPGGKEDITDTHIDGFARFGDERTLVTMSATDLNYWSISSKDINTLYTAKNANGTAYTIVKLPLTAKNVVTAYGKNLGYKGSYVNYYVGNNVVLMPAYQDANDTVARNILQSLYPTRTVVGIDVRNLYANGGMVHCVTQQQPTAY; translated from the coding sequence ATGAAAACCACAATCCGCCAAACCCTGCTTGCCACTCTGATCTGTTCACTTGGAGCTTTTGCAACGATGACCAGCACCGCCACCTACGCCGCCAGCCAAAGCTACATGCCGGAAGAAAACGCCACCCACGAAGGCACTTGGCTGCAATGGCCGCACCAGTACACCTACGGCGCAACCTACCGCAACCGCCTCGACGCGACATGGGTAGCCATGACCAAGGCGCTGGTGCAAAGCGAAAACGTCCACATCATCGCCTACAACGCCACCGAAAAAACCCGCATCCAAAACCTGTTGCTGAATGCAGGCGTGCCCCTCGCCAGTGTCAACTTCCTGATCAGCCCGACCGATGACGTGTGGGTACGCGACAATGGCCCGGTCTTCGTGCGCAACCAGAGCGGGCAATTGCAAATCACCGACTGGGGTTTCAACGGTTGGGGGCTGGATACGCCTTACAGCAAAGATAACCTCATTCCCACCGCCGTCGGCAAAAGCCTCGCGATGCCCACCGTCAACCTCAACAACGTGGTGCTGGAAGGCGGCGCAATCGAAGTCGATGGCAAAGGCGCATTACTCGCCACCAAAAGTTCCGTGCTGCAAAACAAGCGCAACCCCAACCTGACCCAAGCGCAAGTGGAACAAGCCCTGTCCAACAACCTCGGCATCAGCAAATTCATCTGGCTGGATGGCGCACCCGGTGGCAAGGAAGACATCACCGACACCCACATCGACGGTTTCGCCCGCTTCGGCGACGAACGCACCCTCGTCACCATGAGTGCCACCGACCTCAACTACTGGAGCATTTCCAGCAAGGACATCAACACCCTGTACACCGCGAAAAACGCCAACGGCACAGCCTACACTATCGTGAAATTGCCGCTAACCGCCAAAAACGTGGTAACCGCTTACGGCAAAAACCTCGGTTACAAAGGCTCTTACGTCAATTATTATGTCGGCAACAACGTGGTGCTAATGCCAGCCTATCAGGATGCGAATGACACCGTAGCGCGGAACATCTTGCAGTCACTCTACCCAACCCGCACGGTGGTAGGGATCGACGTGCGCAACCTGTACGCCAACGGTGGCATGGTACACTGCGTGACCCAACAACAGCCAACCGCTTACTAA
- a CDS encoding agmatine deiminase family protein produces MPLLGLEKIIWLPGIKGKDITDGHTDFYARFAKPGVVLAGYDPDPNSYDHAITLAHLDILQSATDAQGKPLEVLKLEAPTDIPSRGVGINHCCLANQGSGKHPA; encoded by the coding sequence ATGCCCTTGCTGGGGCTGGAGAAAATCATCTGGTTACCGGGCATCAAGGGCAAAGACATCACCGACGGACACACCGACTTTTACGCCCGTTTCGCCAAGCCGGGGGTAGTGCTGGCGGGTTACGACCCTGACCCCAATTCCTACGACCACGCCATAACGCTGGCGCATCTGGATATTCTGCAAAGTGCGACCGATGCGCAAGGCAAACCGCTGGAAGTGCTGAAGCTGGAAGCGCCAACCGACATCCCTAGTCGCGGTGTTGGCATTAATCATTGCTGTCTGGCAAATCAGGGCAGCGGAAAACATCCAGCGTGA
- a CDS encoding transposase translates to MNSTERALIAQRWSLLQIEILPCFNDAFGTLTPKLEKLIHVLELTRIEDFVRSFRDGSGRPATERSWFANAFVAKSVLNIVNTRALIDRLQNDRSLRRICGFPLTKKLPSESTFSRAFAEFAEQRLAERVHETLVKTYLGDALIGHLCRDSTAIEARERPVAEEKPKKKQGQTRIQRQREQSLQQALDEIPVQCNRGTKKNAQGYKHSWNGYKLHIDTADCGVPIAAILSSASFHDSGAAIPLSQISAQRVTSLYDLMDAAYCSADLHEYSRHLGHVPLIDHNPRGGQKEAFEPADAERYKIRSTVERTNARLKDEFGGRNVWVQGAQKVYSHLMFGILVLSADQLMRVLL, encoded by the coding sequence ATGAATTCTACCGAACGCGCCCTGATTGCACAACGCTGGAGTTTGCTGCAAATTGAAATACTGCCTTGCTTCAATGATGCCTTTGGCACATTGACCCCCAAGCTTGAAAAGCTCATTCACGTACTGGAGCTGACGCGCATTGAAGATTTTGTGCGCTCTTTTCGTGATGGGTCTGGACGGCCAGCGACGGAGCGATCTTGGTTTGCCAATGCTTTTGTCGCCAAAAGCGTGCTCAATATTGTCAATACGCGAGCACTCATTGACCGGCTGCAAAACGATCGCTCCCTGCGACGCATCTGCGGGTTTCCCCTGACCAAGAAACTGCCTTCCGAATCCACCTTTTCACGTGCCTTCGCTGAATTTGCTGAACAGCGTTTAGCGGAACGTGTGCATGAAACGTTGGTGAAAACGTATTTGGGCGATGCGCTGATCGGCCACCTGTGTCGGGATTCAACAGCCATTGAGGCACGTGAACGGCCTGTTGCCGAGGAAAAGCCAAAGAAAAAACAAGGGCAAACACGGATTCAGCGCCAACGGGAACAGTCACTTCAGCAAGCACTCGATGAGATACCGGTTCAGTGTAACCGGGGGACGAAGAAGAATGCCCAAGGCTACAAGCACAGTTGGAACGGCTACAAACTGCATATCGATACCGCCGATTGTGGTGTCCCGATAGCAGCCATTCTGTCTTCCGCCTCCTTTCACGACAGCGGGGCAGCCATCCCACTCTCTCAAATCAGTGCCCAACGTGTCACCAGTCTCTACGACCTGATGGATGCGGCCTATTGCAGTGCTGATTTGCACGAATACAGCCGTCATCTGGGGCATGTCCCTCTGATTGATCACAATCCTCGCGGCGGACAGAAAGAAGCGTTTGAACCTGCTGATGCCGAGCGTTACAAAATTCGCAGCACCGTAGAACGAACCAATGCCCGCCTGAAGGATGAATTTGGTGGTCGGAATGTGTGGGTGCAAGGTGCGCAAAAAGTTTACAGCCACTTGATGTTTGGGATTTTGGTGTTGAGTGCTGATCAACTGATGCGTGTCTTGTTATAA